Proteins encoded by one window of Papio anubis isolate 15944 chromosome 7, Panubis1.0, whole genome shotgun sequence:
- the GON7 gene encoding EKC/KEOPS complex subunit GON7, which translates to MTRKKSEGRGRSDFRQTDVTPLPSAACAGHGLISASGWRFQVSCSGSLVVTMELLGEYVGQEGKPQKLRVSCEAPGDGDPFQGLLSGVAQMKELVTELFGPLVQAEVQHRVAAAPDEALDGDDEDDAEDENNIDNRTNFDGPSAKRPKPPS; encoded by the exons atgacaaggaaaaaaagcGAAGGAAGGGGGAGGAGCGACTTCCGACAAACGGATGTCACTCCTCTCCCTTCTGCCGCCTGCGCTGGCCACGGGCTGATTTCCGCCTCCGGGTGGCGCTTCCAGGTGTCGTGTTCTGGAAGCTTAGTGGTCACCATGGAGCTGCTGGGAGAGTATGTCGGGCAGGAAGGGAAGCCGCAGAAGCTGCGGGTGTCCTGTGAGGCGCCGGGTGACGGCGACCCTTTCCAGGGCCTATTGTCTGGCGTGGCCCAGATGAAGGAGCTGGTAACGGAATTATTCGGCCCCCTGGTACAGGCGGAAGTGCAGCACCGGGTGGCGGCGGCTCCAGACGAGGCCCTGGACG gtgatgatgaagatgatgcaGAAGATGAAAATAACATTGATAACAGAACTAACTTCGATGGACCATCTGCAAAACGGCCAAAACCACCGTCTTAA
- the UBR7 gene encoding putative E3 ubiquitin-protein ligase UBR7 isoform X1, protein MAGAEGSAGRQSELEPVVSLVDVLEEDEELENEACAVLGGSDSEKCSYSQGSVKRQALYACSTCTPEGEEPAGICLACSYECHGSHKLFELYTKRNFRCDCGNSKFKTLECKLLPDKAKVNSGNKYNDNFFGLYCICKRPYPDPEDEIPDEMIQCVVCEDWFHGRHLGAIPPESGDFQEMVCQACMKRCSFLWAYAAQLAVTKISTEDDGLVRNIDGIGDQEVIKAENGEHQDSTLKEDVPEQGKDDVQEVKAEQNSEPCASSSSESDLQTVFKNESLNAESKSGCRLQELKAKQFIKKDTATYWPLNWRSKLCTCQDCMKMYGDLDVLFLTDEYDTVLAYENKGKIAQATDRSDPLMDTLSSMNRVQQVELICEYNDLKTELKDYLKRFADEGTVVKREDIQQFFEEFQSKKRRRVDGMQYYCS, encoded by the exons ATGGCCGGAGCCGAGGGCTCCGCTGGGCGGCAGTCGGAGCTGGAGCCCGTGGTATCGTTGGTCGACGTCCTCGAGGAGGACGAGGAGCTGGAGAATGAGGCGTGTGCTGTCCTGGGCGGCAGCGACTCCGAGAAGTGCTCCTACTCGCAG GGCTCAGTAAAGAGGCAAGCACTATATGCCTGTAGTACCTGCACCCCAGAGGGAGAAGAACCAGCAGGAATTTGTTTAGCTTGCAGTTATGAATGTCATGGAAGTCACAAACTATTTGAGCTATACACAAAAAG aaattttcgTTGTGATTGTGGAAACAGCAAGTTTAAAACTTTGGAATGCAAATTACTTCCT GACAAAGCAAAGGTAAATTCTGGCAATAAGTACAATGACAACTTTTTTGGATTGTACTGCATTTGCAAGAGACCTTATCCTGATCCTGAAGACGAG ATTCCAGATGAGATGATCCAGTGTGTGGTCTGTGAAGACTGGTTCCATGGAAGG CATCTTGGTGCCATTCCCCCCGAGAGTGGGGATTTTCAAGAGATGGTATGCCAGGCCTGCATGAAACGTTGTTCCTTTTTGTGGGCTTATGCTGCACAATTGGCAG taaccaaaatatcCACTGAGGATGATGGATTGGTGCGGAACATTGATGGAATAGGTGATCAGGAAGTTATTAAAGCTGAAAATGGAGAGCATCAAGATAGTACCCTCAAAGAGGATGTTCCAGAACAGGGAAAGGATGATGTCCAGGAGGTTAAAGCAGAGCAGAACAGTGAACCATGTGCTAGCTCTAGTTCTGAATCTGATCTCCAG acaGTGTTTAAGAATGAAAGCCTCAACGCAGAATCAAAATCTGGCTGCAGACTTCAGGAGCTTAAGGCTAAGCAGTTTATAAAGAAGGACACTGCCACCTATTGGCCCCTGAACTGGCGGAGCAAGTTGTGTACCTGCCAGGACTGTATG aaaatgtATGGAGATCTAGATGTCTTGTTCCTGACAGATGAATACGACACAGTTCTGGCTTATGAAAACAAAGGCAAGATTGCCCAGGCCACTGACAGGAGCGATCCCCTAATGGATACCCTTAGCAGCATGAATAGAGTCCAGCAAGTGGAACTCATTTGTG aATACAATGATTTGAAGACTGAACTTAAAGACTATCTCAAGAGATTTGCTGATGAAGGCACG
- the UBR7 gene encoding putative E3 ubiquitin-protein ligase UBR7 isoform X2: MRRVLSWAAATPRSAPTRRNFRCDCGNSKFKTLECKLLPDKAKVNSGNKYNDNFFGLYCICKRPYPDPEDEIPDEMIQCVVCEDWFHGRHLGAIPPESGDFQEMVCQACMKRCSFLWAYAAQLAVTKISTEDDGLVRNIDGIGDQEVIKAENGEHQDSTLKEDVPEQGKDDVQEVKAEQNSEPCASSSSESDLQTVFKNESLNAESKSGCRLQELKAKQFIKKDTATYWPLNWRSKLCTCQDCMKMYGDLDVLFLTDEYDTVLAYENKGKIAQATDRSDPLMDTLSSMNRVQQVELICEYNDLKTELKDYLKRFADEGTVVKREDIQQFFEEFQSKKRRRVDGMQYYCS, from the exons ATGAGGCGTGTGCTGTCCTGGGCGGCAGCGACTCCGAGAAGTGCTCCTACTCGCAG aaattttcgTTGTGATTGTGGAAACAGCAAGTTTAAAACTTTGGAATGCAAATTACTTCCT GACAAAGCAAAGGTAAATTCTGGCAATAAGTACAATGACAACTTTTTTGGATTGTACTGCATTTGCAAGAGACCTTATCCTGATCCTGAAGACGAG ATTCCAGATGAGATGATCCAGTGTGTGGTCTGTGAAGACTGGTTCCATGGAAGG CATCTTGGTGCCATTCCCCCCGAGAGTGGGGATTTTCAAGAGATGGTATGCCAGGCCTGCATGAAACGTTGTTCCTTTTTGTGGGCTTATGCTGCACAATTGGCAG taaccaaaatatcCACTGAGGATGATGGATTGGTGCGGAACATTGATGGAATAGGTGATCAGGAAGTTATTAAAGCTGAAAATGGAGAGCATCAAGATAGTACCCTCAAAGAGGATGTTCCAGAACAGGGAAAGGATGATGTCCAGGAGGTTAAAGCAGAGCAGAACAGTGAACCATGTGCTAGCTCTAGTTCTGAATCTGATCTCCAG acaGTGTTTAAGAATGAAAGCCTCAACGCAGAATCAAAATCTGGCTGCAGACTTCAGGAGCTTAAGGCTAAGCAGTTTATAAAGAAGGACACTGCCACCTATTGGCCCCTGAACTGGCGGAGCAAGTTGTGTACCTGCCAGGACTGTATG aaaatgtATGGAGATCTAGATGTCTTGTTCCTGACAGATGAATACGACACAGTTCTGGCTTATGAAAACAAAGGCAAGATTGCCCAGGCCACTGACAGGAGCGATCCCCTAATGGATACCCTTAGCAGCATGAATAGAGTCCAGCAAGTGGAACTCATTTGTG aATACAATGATTTGAAGACTGAACTTAAAGACTATCTCAAGAGATTTGCTGATGAAGGCACG